The Thermoanaerobaculales bacterium nucleotide sequence GCAGTAACCATCAATCTGTCTTGAACCTCAGCGGGGGCTTCGGCCCCCGCTTCTTGCTTCCCCCAGCTTCCCCTTCCGATCGTTCCCGTTCCCGTCCCCGTCCCCGTTCCCGTTCCCGAAGAGGTCGTCGGCCGGGTCCGACCAGCGCAGGCCCCGCGCATCCAGACGAGGCCCCGCAGCGTCCGACTCGAGGGGTCTTCCCCTCACCATCCCGGTGCCAGGCTTGGTGATCTTTGAGAGTTGGCCCGCCGTGTCCGTCCTCCAAAGTTCGTGAAGCCTGGCACTCGGACGGGGGAGTCTTCTTCCGCCCTCCTTCCTCCCTGTATCCGCGCCCATCTCCATCTCCGTCGCCGTGGCAAGGGCGGTCGGCGGCCCTGTGAACAAATCGGGAACGGGGACGGGAACGGGAGCGGGAACGCGTCGGGCGCGGGTGCGAGGCAGGCTGGATGCAGGCAGGATGCCTATCCCACAACCGTTGCGGATCGGCCCGGCTTTTCGCGGACACAAGGAAAGGGGCCCGGCGGACCGGGCCCCTCAGCGCGTCATGGTTCGATGTCAGTTGTCCGGGGGGTCAGTGATCGCCGGGACGGGATGCTGCGCCGATCCCTTCTCGACCGAGCCGGCATCGCAGACGCACCCGCCGGGAGGCCCGCCGCCCGCGACCCGCGGGTAGCCGCGCTGGTCGACGTAGGAGCGCATGCCGGCGCCGGTGCCTACGTCGATGACCGGGCTGCCGTCGAGCGGCATGTGGGTCCAGGTCGGCCCGCCGTTGGCAGCCAGCGCGTCCAGCATCAGGTCGGCGACCACGACGTCACGGCCGGTGATCGGCCCGCCCGAGCCATCGGGAGCCGACGTCAGCCAGCAGGTGGCGTCGTCGGCGAAGTTGTTGCCTTCGGAGTTGAAGACCGCGGGGTACGCGATCCGGCAGTTGCCGCTGCCGCGCCGGTCCACGTTGTGTCCGAGGATCGAGCCGACCATCCGGAGCTCGGCCGGAGCGGTGCCCGATCCCGTCACCACGGCGACTCCGCCGCCGTGGCCGCCCGCCTCGTTCTCGACGATCGTGGTGTCGGCGACGCTGACCAACGCGCCGGTCGCCCCGGCTGCGCCCTTGGCGCCGCCAAACACCTTCCGGTCGTTGTCGGCGTCGGCGGCGATCTCCATGCCGCCGCCCCCGGCGAGAGAGCGGTTGCCGCTGATGGTGCTCTCGGTGATGGTCGCCCCGGCGCCGGTGACCTCGATGCCGCCACCCGCGCCGGCCGGAAACGCGATCCCGTCCGCGACGTTGTGGCTGACCGTGCTGCGGCTCAGCACGAGGGCAGCTCCTTCGCCGATCGCGATCCCGCCGCCGCGTCCATCGGCCGCGATGTTGCCGTCGATGTCGGCCTCGGAGACCGCCAGCAAGGCCCCGGCGTACCAGGCGAGCAGCCCACCACCGCTGCCATGGAGCGCCTCATTGCGGAGGATGTCGGTCCCGCCGCTGATGTCGACCTGCGAGGCCCAGGCGCCGGCCGGCCAGACCCAGGCGGCGATGCCGCCGCCGTCCTTGCCGGCCTGGTTATCCGAGATCTCGCCAGCCACCACCCGGAGCTCCATCCGCGCGGCGGGGGTGCCCGGGTTGATCGGCCCGCCGGACACCTTGGGCTCGCTCTGCGCCGCCCCCTCCCCGAACTGGGCGACCGCGCCACCCAGACGGAGGGCGTGGTTGACGCTGACAGCCGTCTCCACGAGCTTGAGGCTCGCCGTGTGGCCGGTGGCCGCGGCGTTGCTCAAGCCGCCGCCGTCATGCTCCGCCGTGTTGCTGGACACGGTGCTCTGAAAGACAACCATCGTCGCGTCGCCGCCGGCCGCCCGGTTCTCGAGGCCGCCGCCGTTGCGCGTGCTGCGGTTGCCGTTGACGACCGTCTGGAGGAGCACCATGCTGCCGTCCCGGTTCGCCAGCCCGCCGCCGTGGTGCGCCTCGTTGTTCACCACCGTGCAGCCGACGAGGGCCACCGTCCCGCCCACGTTGAAGAGGCCGCCGCCCCGCCATTCCTCGACCATCCCGTTCCCGATGGTGAGGTGGTTGAGGGTCAGCCGGGCGCCCTCGGTGACGAGAAACAGCCGGAACAGCGGTCCGTTGCGCGCGCGCTCGATGACCGCCGCGTTGCCGTTGATGGTCAGGATGCCGCTGACCGCCGGCAGGCCGGATGGCCCGTGGACCTCGTTGTGGACGTCCTGGACGACGTACACACCCTCCGCCAGCTCGATCGAGTCCGGGCCGGCACCCGCCACGCAGTCGGGGTTGACGGCCGCATCGGCATTGGCGTTCTCCATCGCCTCGATCAGCGAGCAGGAGCCATCCGGCGCGACCGCCGGGTCATGGGTTGTGACCGCGATCGAGGCCGCCCAGCCGGTCCCGCCGGTGAGCGCCACGATCACCGCCAGCCAGAATGCGACACGTGTCAGGCTTCTCATCATTCGCCTCCTCTGTTCGGTTGTCCCGGTTGTCCCGATGCCTAGAAAGGTAGGTCGCCGGCCACCAAAAGAAATGAGGAAAAGGTGCGGAAAAGATGCGGATTCGATGCGCTGCCGCGCATCGATCAGGAAAGGGGGGGTCGAACAGCACCGATGCTTTTGGGTTCGGCGGGGACGGAGCCAGGCGGAAGCCCAGGAGCCAAGTAACCGGAAAGGAACAAAAAAAGCGCCCGCCGTGGCGCGGCCGGTGCGGGACTATGGACACCGACCGCAGCTCACGAGCGGGCTTCGCGAAAGAGGAGGGGAAAGAGGACCTCGGTCCTGCCTGACCGTGGTCAGTGGCCTTCGCCTTCTGCCTGAGCCTCCCGTGTCGAGCCCGTCCGCCCTCGATTGCTCTGCGGTCAATGTGGTGCCCCGGCGGCCGAAAGAAATGAGGAAAAGGTGCGGAAAAGATGCGGATTCGATGCGCCGGCGCAAATCGAAATGGAGGAGATGAGGCTTTGCCGTGGCTCAAGTACTTGGCAGATCATGGATTATGGGATGCGAGCGGGAAACTCGCCCCAGGGTCCCAGCCCCCCTGCCCTGGAAGGGATGCAGAAACGGGAGTGGGAGGGAGGACGAGATCGTGGATCCCAGATCCTATCCCCTGGTTGGGCCGGGACGGGGCTACAGGGAAAGGGCGGCGAAGATCGCGAGCCAGGTGAGGCCGAGGAAGTGCCAGTAGTTGGCCACCAGTTCGACCGGCTCGGGGTCGTTCAGGTAGCGGCCGCGGCCGGCGCAGGCGGTTGTGATGGCGAGCGGAAGGAGCCCGCCGAGCACGTGGAGGGCGTGCAGCACGGTCAGCATCCAGAAGCCGAAGACCAGCATGGTGCGATCGGCGGCGGCATCGATGCGCAGCCAGTTGGCGGCCTGGGCGACCAGGAAGGCACCGCCGAGGGCGGTGGCGGCGGCGAGCAGGCGTGCCGTCTCCGACGCCCGGCCGGCGCGCGCCCGGCCGACGGCCATGACCAGCACGGCGCTGAGCACCACCAGGATCGCTGTGCTCGCCCAGAGCCCGCCGGGCAGCTCGGGCGAGCCCGGCGGTGGCCAGACGGCGGCACGCGACCTGATGATCAGGTAGCCGGCGAGGGCGGCGGCGAACAGGATGCCGAGGGAGAGCAGGAGCAGGCGCATGCCGAGCCGGCGCGGCGAGATGCCCTCGCCGCGGGAGGTCCAGCGTCCGGCGGCATCCCTCGGCCCTTCAGGGTCGCGGCCCGCGTCCGCCATCTCAGCCGCCCGGCGCCGCGCTGCCGACGCCGGTGGCGAAGCCCGGGATCAGGGTGTCCTGGTAGTGGGCGGTGTCGAGCAGCGCGATCCCGATGAAGATCCCGAGGAACAGGAAGGCGGTGAGGAAGACGAAGCCGTTGAACGGCCGGTCCCAGCGCAGGTGCATGAAGTAGAGGGCGACCAGCAGCGCCTTGACGGTGGCGATGGCGAGGCCGATCCAGATGTTGAGGCTGCCGAGGTCGACGTAGGTGGCGGTCACCGTCAGCCAGGTGCAGACGAGGAGCGCGACCCAGACCACCACCAGCAGCCGGACCGAGGAGACGTGGACGCCGTTGTCGGTGTGCTCGCTCATCGCAGCTCCTAGTGGATCAGGTAGAGCAGCAGGAACAGGTAGATCCAGATCAGGTCGACCACATGCCAGTAGAGGGCGACCAGGTCGACCTTGATGAAGTGGCCAGTGTCGAAGTCGCCGCGGTAGGCGCCGACGAGCAGCCAGATCATGGCGCCGATGCCGCCGAGGACGTGGATCCCGTGCAGGCCGGTCATCAGGAAGTAGATCGAGAAGAAGGTCTGGGCGTTGGCGGGCTCGGCCACGATCGCGCTCTCGGGCCGCCCGGCGTCTTCGCTCGCCAGGCCGGCCGGGCCGGTGGCCGCGGGGGCGATGCTCGAGCGGTCGGGGTCCGCCGCCGGCGCAGCAGGCACCGGCTGGGCCGGCGCCGCCTCGGCGCCCGCCTCGCCCGCCCCTGCCGGCAGCACGACCTGCGGGCTGCCGGGGGCCGGCCCATGGGCGTCGCCGCCGTGGTGCGCCTGGGGCGCATAGCTGCGCGCCCACAGCAGCCCGGCGTGCCACTTGTGCGAGTACTCGACGTACTTCACGCTGAGGAAGCCGAAGGCGCAGACCAGGGTCAGCCCGAGCATCAGCTTGAGCACGCCGATCTGCCGCAGCTGGGCCGCGCGCACCGCCCAGGCGATGGTGAACGAGGAGCAGATCAGGATGACCGTGTTGAGCGCGCCCAGGCCCTTGTCGAGGAAGTGGTGGCCGAAGATGAAGATCTCGGGGTGATTGGCGCGGTACACGGCGTAGGCGCAGAACAGGCCGCCGAAGAGCAGGATCTCGGTGACCAGGAAGACCCACATCCCGAGCCGGGCCGACTGGTACTGCTGGGCCGGGCTCTCGAAGTGGTGCGCCAGGTGGGGGTCGCGGTGGGCGCCGGCGTGGCTCGCCATCAGCGAGCCCCCGCCGGAGCGAGCCTCACCGAGCTCGGGTCCTTGCGCACGTAGCCGCCGGTGTCCGGATCGAAGCGCAGCGACTCGAGGTCGTAGGGGTCGCCGGCGCGCATCTCGCAGGCGAAGTTGTGCGGCGGCGGCGGCGAGCTGGTCTCCCACTCGAGGGTGGCGCCGCCCCACGGGTTGGCCGGCGCCTTCGCGCCGCGGAAGAGCGAGTGCAGGAGATAGCCGGCGACGACCATGAAGCCGACGCCGAGCAGGTACGAGCCCCAGGTCGAGGCCTGGTGGTAGGGCTTGAACTGCTCGAGGTAGTTGTAGTAGCGCCGCGGCATGCCGTGGCTGCCCATCACGAACTGGGTGAAGAAGGTCAGGTTGAAGCCGACGAAGATCAGCAGCGCGCCGATCCGCCCCCAGCGCTCGCTGTACATCCGGCCGAACAGCTTCGGCCACCAGTAGTGGAGGCCGCCGAGGAAGGCGATGACGGTGCCGCCGAACATCACGTAGTGAAAGTGGGCGACCACGAAGTAGGTGTCGTGGAGGTGGATGTCGGTGGCGAGCGAGCCCAGGAACAGCCCGGTCAGGCCGCCGATCGAGAACAGGAATAGGAAGGACAGCGCGTACAGCATCGGCGTGTCGAGGCTGATCGAGCCCTTGTACATGGTGGCCAGCCAATTGAAGACCTTGACCGCCGACGGGATCGCCACCGAGAAGGTGAGCGCCGAGAACACCATGTTGGCGAGCCCGGACTGGCCGCTCGTGAACATGTGGTGGCCCCACACCAGGAAGCTCAGCACCGCGATGGCGATGCTCGACCAGGCGATGAAGCGGTAGCCGAAGATGTGCTTGTGGGAGAAGACCGAAATCAGCTCCGACATGATCGCCATCGCCGGCAGGATCATGATGTAGACCGCGGGGTGCGAGTAGAACCAG carries:
- a CDS encoding choice-of-anchor Q domain-containing protein; its protein translation is MRSLTRVAFWLAVIVALTGGTGWAASIAVTTHDPAVAPDGSCSLIEAMENANADAAVNPDCVAGAGPDSIELAEGVYVVQDVHNEVHGPSGLPAVSGILTINGNAAVIERARNGPLFRLFLVTEGARLTLNHLTIGNGMVEEWRGGGLFNVGGTVALVGCTVVNNEAHHGGGLANRDGSMVLLQTVVNGNRSTRNGGGLENRAAGGDATMVVFQSTVSSNTAEHDGGGLSNAAATGHTASLKLVETAVSVNHALRLGGAVAQFGEGAAQSEPKVSGGPINPGTPAARMELRVVAGEISDNQAGKDGGGIAAWVWPAGAWASQVDISGGTDILRNEALHGSGGGLLAWYAGALLAVSEADIDGNIAADGRGGGIAIGEGAALVLSRSTVSHNVADGIAFPAGAGGGIEVTGAGATITESTISGNRSLAGGGGMEIAADADNDRKVFGGAKGAAGATGALVSVADTTIVENEAGGHGGGVAVVTGSGTAPAELRMVGSILGHNVDRRGSGNCRIAYPAVFNSEGNNFADDATCWLTSAPDGSGGPITGRDVVVADLMLDALAANGGPTWTHMPLDGSPVIDVGTGAGMRSYVDQRGYPRVAGGGPPGGCVCDAGSVEKGSAQHPVPAITDPPDN
- a CDS encoding cytochrome c oxidase subunit 3, which produces MADAGRDPEGPRDAAGRWTSRGEGISPRRLGMRLLLLSLGILFAAALAGYLIIRSRAAVWPPPGSPELPGGLWASTAILVVLSAVLVMAVGRARAGRASETARLLAAATALGGAFLVAQAANWLRIDAAADRTMLVFGFWMLTVLHALHVLGGLLPLAITTACAGRGRYLNDPEPVELVANYWHFLGLTWLAIFAALSL
- a CDS encoding cytochrome C oxidase subunit IV family protein, with product MSEHTDNGVHVSSVRLLVVVWVALLVCTWLTVTATYVDLGSLNIWIGLAIATVKALLVALYFMHLRWDRPFNGFVFLTAFLFLGIFIGIALLDTAHYQDTLIPGFATGVGSAAPGG
- a CDS encoding cytochrome c oxidase subunit 3 yields the protein MASHAGAHRDPHLAHHFESPAQQYQSARLGMWVFLVTEILLFGGLFCAYAVYRANHPEIFIFGHHFLDKGLGALNTVILICSSFTIAWAVRAAQLRQIGVLKLMLGLTLVCAFGFLSVKYVEYSHKWHAGLLWARSYAPQAHHGGDAHGPAPGSPQVVLPAGAGEAGAEAAPAQPVPAAPAADPDRSSIAPAATGPAGLASEDAGRPESAIVAEPANAQTFFSIYFLMTGLHGIHVLGGIGAMIWLLVGAYRGDFDTGHFIKVDLVALYWHVVDLIWIYLFLLLYLIH
- the ctaD gene encoding cytochrome c oxidase subunit I; protein product: MVDATAAAAPAGTPAPHGHDNYLTAGRGVLSWIFTLDHKRIGVMYLVAILTSFFLGGVFALLLRTELLTPGPTIMSADAYNKMFTLHGAVMIFLFIIPGIPATLGNFVLPLMLGAKDVALPRLNLASFWLWMFGAIFAVASIVMGAVDTGWTFYTPYSTTTGTAVISMTLGAFILGFSSIFTGLNFIVTIHKMRPEGMTWFRMPLFLWGLYSTAIIQVLATPVLGITLLLLVAERTLGVGIFDPALGGDPVLYQHFFWFYSHPAVYIMILPAMAIMSELISVFSHKHIFGYRFIAWSSIAIAVLSFLVWGHHMFTSGQSGLANMVFSALTFSVAIPSAVKVFNWLATMYKGSISLDTPMLYALSFLFLFSIGGLTGLFLGSLATDIHLHDTYFVVAHFHYVMFGGTVIAFLGGLHYWWPKLFGRMYSERWGRIGALLIFVGFNLTFFTQFVMGSHGMPRRYYNYLEQFKPYHQASTWGSYLLGVGFMVVAGYLLHSLFRGAKAPANPWGGATLEWETSSPPPPHNFACEMRAGDPYDLESLRFDPDTGGYVRKDPSSVRLAPAGAR